The Cucumis melo cultivar AY chromosome 5, USDA_Cmelo_AY_1.0, whole genome shotgun sequence genome has a segment encoding these proteins:
- the LOC103485774 gene encoding probable methyltransferase PMT2 — protein sequence MAPKPSSADGRTRSSVQIFIVVGLCLFFYILGAWQRSGFGKGDSIAMEITKSGSDCNIVSNLNFETHHGGEAETNDSESQLKIFEPCDAQYTDYTPCQDQRRAMTFPRNNMIYRERHCPAEEEKLHCLIPAPKGYVTPFPWPKSRDYVPFANAPYKSLTVEKAVQNWIQYEGNVFRFPGGGTQFPQGADKYIDQLAAVIPIKNGTVRTALDTGCGVASWGAYLLSRNVLAMSFAPRDSHEAQVQFALERGVPAVIGVLGTIKLPYPSRAFDMAHCSRCLIPWGGNDGTYLMEVDRVLRPGGYWVLSGPPINWKTNYKSWQRPRDELEEEQRKIEDIAKLLCWEKKFEKGEIAIWQKRVNTDSCPDRQDDSRDIFCKSPVSDDVWYEKMETCVTPYPTVESSDEVAGGELKTFPSRLYDVPPRISSGSVPGISVEAYHEDNNKWKRHVKAYKKINKLIDTGRYRNIMDMNAGLGSFAAALESSKLWVMNVVPTIAEKNTLGAIFERGLIGIYHDWCEAFSTYPRTYDLIHAHGLFSLYKDKCNMEDILLEMDRILRPEGAVIFRDEVDVLVKVKKMIGGMRWDAKMVDHEDGPLVPEKVLIAVKQYWVVGGNNSTSH from the exons ATGGCACCCAAACCAAGTTCAGCGGATGGTAGGACTAGGAGCTCTGTCCAAATTTTTATAGTTGTAGGTTTGTGTCTTTTCTTCTACATACTAGGCGCATGGCAACGGAGTGGGTTCGGGAAGGGAGATAGTATAGCTATGGAGATTACTAAGAGTGGATCGGATTGTAATATTGTTtcgaatttaaattttgagacGCATCATGGTGGTGAGGCTGAGACTAATGATTCGGAATCACAATTGAAAATATTTGAGCCATGTGATGCTCAATACACTGATTATACCCCTTGTCAAGATCAGAGGCGTGCAATGACTTTCCCCAGGAATAACATGATTTATCGTGAGAGACATTGCCCAGCTGAGGAAGAGAAGTTGCATTGCCTAATACCAGCCCCCAAAGGATATGTAACTCCCTTCCCTTGGCCAAAAAGTCGAGATTATGTTCCATTTGCAAATGCCCCATATAAGAGTTTGACCGTTGAGAAGGCTGTACAGAACTGGATTCAGTATGAAGGCAATGTATTTAGATTTCCTGGTGGGGGAACTCAGTTTCCTCAAGGGGCCGATAAGTATATTGATCAACTTGCTGCAGTGATTCCTATTAAAAATGGGACAGTTAGGACTGCTCTTGATACTGGCTGCGGG GTTGCCAGTTGGGGTGCGTATCTTCTAAGTAGAAATGTACTAGCCATGTCATTTGCACCACGAGATTCTCATGAAGCACAGGTTCAATTTGCTCTTGAAAGAGGAGTGCCGGCAGTTATTGGTGTTCTGGGTACTATTAAGCTGCCTTACCCATCTAGAGCCTTTGACATGGCTCACTGTTCTCGATGCTTAATTCCTTGGGGTGGAAACG ATGGAACATACCTAATGGAAGTTGATCGAGTTCTGAGGCCAGGTGGGTATTGGGTGCTTTCAGGTCCCCCAATCAACTGGAAGACCAATTATAAGTCATGGCAGCGTCCTAGAGATGAGCTTGAGGAGGAGCAGAGAAAGATTGAGGATATTGCCAAGCTTCTTTGCTGGGAAAAGAAGTTTGAGAAGGGTGAAATTGCTATTTGGCAGAAGAGAGTAAATACTGATTCCTGCCCTGATCGACAGGATGATTCTCGTGATATCTTTTGCAAATCTCCTGTATCAGATGATGTCTG GTATGAAAAAATGGAGACCTGTGTCACTCCATATCCTACTGTTGAGAGTTCTGATGAGGTTGCTGGTGGTGAACTGAAGACATTTCCTTCAAGACTTTATGATGTACCTCCCAGAATTTCTAGTGGATCTGTTCCTGGAATTTCTGTCGAGGCCTATCACGAGGACAACAACAAATGGAAGAGGCATGTGAAGGCTTATAAGAAGATCAATAAACTTATTGATACTGGAAGATATCGTAATATTATGGATATGAATGCTGGTTTGGGAAGCTTTGCTGCAGCCCTTGAATCTTCTAAACTATGGGTAATGAATGTTGTCCCCACCATAGCTGAGAAAAATACTCTTGGTGCCATCTTTGAACGAGGATTAATTGGCATCTACCATGACTG GTGTGAAGCTTTCTCCACTTATCCTAGGACGTATGATCTCATTCATGCCCATGGCCTTTTCAGTTTGTACAAGGACAA GTGCAACATGGAGGACATTCTTCTGGAGATGGACAGGATTTTAAGACCCGAAGGAGCGGTGATATTCCGAGACGAAGTTGATGTACTTGTTAAGGTAAAGAAGATGATAGGAGGAATGAGATGGGACGCAAAAATGGTCGATCATGAGGACGGCCCCCTTGTGCCCGAGAAGGTTCTGATTGCTGTGAAACAATACTGGGTTGTAGGTGGAAACAACTCCACATCACACTGA
- the LOC127149331 gene encoding uncharacterized protein LOC127149331, protein MTPEEEQLKIASGELFENFRSSTIIQSKNGGSKRVREVVNDEDELKKSKKQKSKIKMKKAIRNLQDRVAVVEGQLNTIKSDIDELKGLMSTILKHIGLQRKGDEGDHKVSEGLEDEHIEVKKKGDEDVLEKKVDIGLEEPIDVVDDEDVIEIEPFLTQRPHVRPARRKRASVYLSTPFTTLPKRSLTSTTSTSESEAIVYDPMHKILDVHLDRLRAWITDKRTDDELRETFHGKKSKAFFRDLFMCRRWLSDEHLDALFLFIRLKIKAAGIPSSQNFTTADTIFMRILVSKWPLYKECIKENRPFDWDEEYRLVDYVVGSKVDFQDPWASVDYVYSPFNVHGNHWVLLCLDLVSCQVKVWDSLPSLTTAEEMTNILLPIRQLVPKLLDSTGFFDRRGRSSTYKEPWPVVIVDPIPLQRNNCDCGVFAIKYFEYIAAGVGLDTLCQENMSYFRKQLAFQVWTNQHSYVLKY, encoded by the exons atgacacctgaagaggagcaattgaaaattgcttcaggtgaactttttgaaaacttccgctcatctaccattattcagtcgaagaatggtggttcaaaaagagtacgagaagttgttaacgatgaagatgagttgaaaaagagtaagaaacagaagtccaagattaagatgaaaaaggctattcgaaatctccaagatcgagtagcggttgttgaaggccaacttaatactataaaatccgatattgacgaattgaagggcctgatgtcaaccatattgaagcacattggacttcaaagaaag ggtgacgaaggggaccacaaggtgtccgaaggcttggaggatgaacacattgaagttaaaaagaag ggtgacgaagatgtgttggagaagaaggttgatattggtttagaggagccaatagatgtcgttgacgatgaggacgtcatagagatagaaccatttctcactcaacgaccacacgttcggcccgcccgtaggaagcgtgcaagtgtttacctatcaaccccattcacaactctacctaaacggtctctgacatcaaccaccagcacctctgagtctgaagcaattgtttatgatcctatgcacaaaatacttgacgtccatttagatagacttcgagcgtggattacagacaagcgtacagacgatgagctgcgtgaaacctttcatgggaaaaaatcgaaggcttttttcagagacttgtttatgtgtcgccggtggttgtcggatgag catttggatgcactttttcttttcattcgcttgaagattaaggcagccgggataccttcttctcagaacttcacaactgcggacacaatctttatg cgcattttagtttcgaagtggcccctatacaaagaatgtattaaagagaatcgcccgtttgactgggacgaagagtataggttggttgactatgttgtcgggtcaaaagtggacttccaagatccttgggcaagtgttgattacgtttactctccattcaatgtccatggcaaccattgggttctattatgcttggatttggtaagttgtcaagtgaaggtatgggattcgcttccgtcacttacaactgccgaagagatgacaaacatattactgcccattcgacagttggtgccaaagttgttagatagtactggcttctttgataggagaggtagatcatcgacatacaaggaaccttggccagttgtcattgttgacccaattccacttcaacgaaataattgtgattgtggcgtattcgcaattaagtattttgagtacatagctgctggtgttggtttagatacattatgtcaagaaaacatgtcatactttagaaaacaattagcatttcaagtATGGAccaaccaacactcctatgtattgaaatattaa
- the LOC127149332 gene encoding uncharacterized protein LOC127149332, with protein sequence MTSTSTSTDGPFYKINPSHHFYSLVSCLSHLEKTTHNIKAKLKPDQLALFRKTKFGHFLDLNIVFNGPLIHYLLLREVEDEGKDSISFLLGGVVCTFGRREFNIVTGLWGPKEDYIQLGGNSRLLEKFFKDKDCVYVSDLEDIFLEYEGDDDDIVKLALVYFIEISLLGKDRRTKVDIGFLKIADDWNSFNNYDWGRIVFVRTLSALKRALDKQYAKGKKKSTQTKKYTINGFPHALQVWAYESIPTIIGCGVDKVNDHAIPRMLRWVCQQSPKSQTISQVFDSPMVSSKQ encoded by the exons atgacatcgacttcaacatcgaccgacggacccttctacaagattaatccttcccatcatttttattccctagtaagctgtttgtctcatttggaaaagacaacacataatattaaggccaaactcaaacccgatcaattagccttatttaggaaaacaaagtttgggcactttttggacctaaatattgtcttcaatgggccactcatccactacttactgttaagggaggtggaagatgaaggaaaggattctataagtttcctactagggggcgttgtttgtactttcggtaggagagagtttaacatcgtaactggactatggggtcctaaagaggactatattcagttgggtgggaacagtcgactgttggagaagtttttcaaagacaaggactgtgtttacgttagcgacttagaagatatatttttggaatacgagggtgatgacgatgatatcgtcaaattagctttagtctactttatagagatatctttgttgggaaaagataggcgaaccaaagtggacattggttttttgaagattgctgatgattggaattcatttaataattatgattggggtcggattgtttttgtacgcacgctaagtgcattgaaaagagccttggacaagcaatatgccaagggaaagaagaaatcaacacagacaaaaaaatatactatcaatggatttccgcatgcattacag gtttgggcatatgagtctataccaaccatcattggatgtggtgtagataaagtaaacgatcatgccataccacgaatgctgaggtgggtgtgccaacaatcaccaaagtcccaaactataagccaggtgtttgactcgccaatggtaagtagcaagcaatag